The Gordonia sp. KTR9 genome contains a region encoding:
- a CDS encoding SH3-like domain-containing protein: protein MSTAEERARQLDLVARLKSSYPELPDAPTPDLLDHSRFVAYMKPVHDVGGEPDAPITYEGKAYEEWEHMTYVMCEVLAWRGIWLSEERRRIGNVDVGRAVYLGIPYYGRWLLAVARILVEKHHIALGELSERMLDVGQRYAGGLEGRRLEARPRSVGDGSDVPRNTHHRHAIGVGDPQIYAGRAGDAAFAIGDRVRVRELPVLLYTRTPEYVRGAIGEVAAVAYESPAPEDETWGLSDAQPEWFYVIRFVMGDLWHGYTGPADDTLQTEIPERWLESADGEDEDR from the coding sequence GTGAGCACTGCCGAAGAACGTGCGAGGCAACTCGATCTCGTTGCGCGACTGAAGTCCTCGTATCCCGAGCTGCCGGATGCGCCGACGCCCGATCTCCTGGATCACAGCCGATTCGTCGCCTACATGAAGCCCGTGCACGATGTCGGCGGTGAGCCCGACGCCCCGATCACCTACGAGGGCAAGGCCTACGAGGAATGGGAGCACATGACCTACGTCATGTGTGAGGTGCTGGCCTGGCGCGGGATCTGGTTGTCCGAGGAGCGGCGTCGAATCGGAAACGTCGACGTCGGTCGAGCCGTCTATCTCGGAATCCCTTACTACGGACGATGGTTGCTGGCCGTCGCGAGGATTCTCGTCGAGAAACACCACATCGCGCTCGGTGAGCTCAGTGAGCGCATGCTCGACGTCGGACAGCGATACGCCGGGGGGCTCGAGGGCCGGCGCCTCGAAGCCCGGCCCCGCAGCGTGGGCGACGGATCCGACGTTCCCCGGAACACCCATCACCGCCACGCGATCGGGGTCGGCGACCCGCAGATCTACGCCGGACGGGCGGGCGACGCCGCATTCGCGATCGGCGACCGTGTCCGAGTACGCGAGCTTCCCGTCCTGCTGTACACGCGCACACCGGAATACGTCCGGGGGGCCATCGGCGAGGTCGCCGCCGTCGCGTACGAGAGCCCCGCGCCCGAGGACGAGACCTGGGGTCTCTCCGATGCCCAACCGGAGTGGTTCTACGTGATCCGGTTCGTCATGGGTGACCTCTGGCACGGCTACACCGGGCCCGCCGACGACACCCTGCAGACCGAGATCCCCGAACGCTGGCTCGAATCGGCCGATGGAGAGGACGAAGACCGATGA
- the scnC gene encoding thiocyanate hydrolase subunit gamma, producing MSDDHGSYDHDHDRTVKPMVDEITDFEVLEIALRELCIEKGLFTAEEHRRFTEFAEQIGPTPAAQLVARAWLDPEFEKLALDDPMAASKEVGVDWLEPTGFGTPSDFTAFEILADTPTVHHVIVCALCSCYPRPILGNSPEWYRTPNYRRRMVRWPRQVLSEFGLQLPDGVSVRVQDSNQKHRFMVMPQRPEGTEGWTEQQLSEIITRDCLIGVALPKPGVTTNVVSTIRPAVHPAGE from the coding sequence ATGAGCGACGACCACGGCTCTTATGACCACGACCACGACCGTACGGTCAAGCCGATGGTCGACGAGATCACCGACTTCGAGGTGCTCGAGATCGCGCTGCGTGAGCTCTGCATCGAGAAGGGGCTCTTCACCGCCGAGGAACATCGACGCTTCACCGAGTTCGCCGAGCAGATCGGACCGACGCCCGCCGCGCAACTCGTCGCCCGGGCCTGGCTCGATCCCGAGTTCGAGAAGCTCGCACTCGACGACCCGATGGCGGCCAGCAAGGAGGTCGGAGTCGACTGGCTGGAACCGACCGGATTCGGAACACCCAGTGACTTCACGGCTTTCGAGATCCTGGCCGACACCCCCACCGTGCACCACGTGATCGTGTGCGCGTTGTGCTCGTGCTACCCGCGTCCCATCCTGGGGAACTCACCCGAGTGGTACCGAACCCCGAACTACCGTCGCCGGATGGTGCGATGGCCCCGACAAGTACTGTCGGAGTTCGGACTTCAACTCCCGGATGGCGTCTCGGTGCGGGTACAGGACTCCAATCAGAAGCATCGGTTCATGGTGATGCCGCAGCGCCCCGAGGGTACCGAAGGATGGACCGAGCAGCAGTTGTCGGAGATCATCACCCGCGACTGCCTCATCGGCGTCGCCCTGCCGAAACCGGGCGTCACCACCAACGTCGTCTCCACCATCAGGCCGGCCGTCCACCCGGCGGGGGAGTAG
- the sigM gene encoding RNA polymerase sigma factor SigM: protein MPGGNDATDTRTDEQLLHAHLAGDPHAFSDLINRHLEYLWSVALRTSQNPEDAADALQDALFAAHRTAHDFRSDAKVTSWLHRIVVNAGLDRIRRNRVRRTVPLPEWDVASIAATTDDIAAVDLSVSIGRALHVLPEGQRAAIVAVDIEGYTVAEAATILGVAEGTIKSRCARGRLKLAQVLGHLRDG from the coding sequence ATGCCCGGGGGGAACGACGCGACCGACACGCGTACCGACGAGCAACTCCTGCACGCCCACCTCGCCGGTGACCCACACGCCTTCTCTGATCTGATCAACCGACACCTCGAGTACCTGTGGTCCGTGGCGTTGCGGACGAGCCAGAATCCCGAGGATGCCGCCGACGCCCTACAGGACGCCCTGTTCGCAGCCCACCGGACCGCGCATGACTTCCGGTCCGATGCAAAGGTGACGAGCTGGCTTCATCGAATCGTCGTGAATGCCGGGCTCGATCGCATCCGGCGCAACCGGGTTCGCAGGACCGTGCCGCTCCCGGAGTGGGATGTGGCGTCGATCGCCGCCACCACCGACGACATCGCCGCGGTCGACCTGTCGGTGTCGATCGGGCGTGCCCTGCACGTCCTCCCGGAAGGCCAGCGAGCGGCCATCGTCGCCGTCGACATCGAGGGCTACACGGTCGCGGAGGCGGCGACGATCCTGGGGGTCGCCGAGGGCACGATCAAGAGTCGATGCGCGCGTGGCCGTCTCAAGCTCGCGCAGGTCCTCGGCCATCTGCGTGACGGTTGA
- the trxB gene encoding thioredoxin-disulfide reductase: MSQPETQQIHELIIIGSGPAGYTAAIYAARAELSPIVFEGTQFGGALMTTTEVENFPGFQNGIQGPALMDEMREQAIRFGADLRMEDVDTVRLSGRIKEVEVGGEVYRARAIILAMGAAARYLGVEGEQQLLGRGVSACATCDGFFFKDQDIAVIGGGDSAMEEATFLTKFARSVTLVHRRDEFRASKIMLERARANDKIRFVTNAAVHSVVGDGSVSGLKVEDTRTGEVSTLDVTGMFVAIGHDPRSELVRGQVDLDPEGYVLVQGRTTLTSLPGVFAAGDLVDHTYRQAITAAGSGCSAAIDAERWLAEQGEAADLTVDDAEAAAVSEIDAVQAHA; the protein is encoded by the coding sequence GTGAGCCAGCCAGAGACCCAGCAGATCCACGAGTTGATCATCATCGGATCTGGTCCTGCCGGGTACACCGCAGCGATCTACGCCGCGCGCGCCGAGCTATCTCCCATCGTCTTCGAGGGCACCCAGTTCGGCGGCGCCTTGATGACGACCACCGAGGTGGAGAACTTCCCCGGTTTCCAGAACGGTATCCAGGGTCCCGCATTGATGGACGAGATGCGCGAGCAGGCGATCCGTTTCGGCGCCGACCTGCGCATGGAGGACGTGGACACCGTTCGGCTGTCCGGCCGGATCAAGGAGGTCGAGGTCGGCGGCGAGGTCTACCGGGCCCGCGCGATCATCCTCGCCATGGGTGCCGCGGCACGCTACCTCGGCGTCGAGGGGGAGCAGCAACTCCTCGGGCGCGGAGTGTCGGCGTGTGCGACCTGTGACGGATTCTTCTTCAAGGACCAGGACATCGCCGTCATCGGCGGTGGCGACTCGGCGATGGAAGAGGCCACCTTCCTCACCAAGTTCGCGCGAAGCGTCACCCTGGTCCACCGCCGCGACGAGTTCCGGGCATCGAAGATCATGCTCGAGCGCGCACGCGCCAACGACAAGATCCGCTTCGTCACCAACGCCGCCGTCCACTCCGTCGTCGGCGACGGGTCGGTGTCCGGCCTGAAGGTCGAGGACACGCGGACCGGCGAGGTCAGCACTCTCGACGTGACCGGCATGTTCGTCGCGATCGGCCACGATCCGCGCAGCGAGCTGGTCCGCGGGCAGGTCGATCTGGATCCCGAGGGCTACGTCCTGGTTCAGGGACGTACGACGCTCACCTCCCTGCCCGGCGTGTTCGCCGCGGGCGACCTCGTCGACCACACGTACCGCCAGGCCATCACCGCCGCGGGCAGTGGATGTTCGGCCGCCATCGACGCCGAGCGCTGGCTGGCCGAGCAGGGTGAAGCGGCCGACCTCACCGTCGACGATGCCGAAGCGGCCGCCGTTTCCGAGATCGACGCAGTTCAGGCACACGCCTGA
- the trxA gene encoding thioredoxin — MGANTVAVTDTTFKDAVLGADKPVLVDFWATWCGPCRMVAPVLEEIARDHADKLTVAKLDVDESPSTARDFQIMSIPTMILFDKGQPVKTIVGAKGKAALLRELDSIVGQSA, encoded by the coding sequence ATGGGTGCAAACACCGTTGCAGTCACCGACACCACGTTCAAGGACGCCGTTCTGGGCGCCGACAAGCCGGTCCTGGTGGACTTCTGGGCCACCTGGTGCGGGCCCTGCCGCATGGTCGCCCCGGTCCTCGAGGAGATCGCGCGTGACCACGCCGACAAACTGACCGTCGCCAAGCTCGATGTCGACGAGAGCCCGTCGACCGCGCGTGATTTCCAGATCATGTCGATACCGACCATGATCCTGTTCGACAAGGGTCAGCCGGTGAAGACGATCGTCGGCGCCAAGGGCAAGGCCGCCCTGCTCCGAGAGCTGGATTCGATCGTCGGCCAGTCGGCCTGA
- a CDS encoding N-acetylmuramoyl-L-alanine amidase: MPVFRLGDHGSAVAEIRAILVGRGLLPADGTSSATNGSTTNGWNPPDAVFDEACDRAVRAFQQERGLIVDGIVGPATYRVLREASYRLGARVLSYQLSAPMVGDDVATLQSRLQNLGYFTSLVDGVFGLTTHNAVCLYQSEYGLASDGICGPATLRSLERLGTRVTGGSPYAIREEEHVRRSGPQLSGKRILIDPGSGGLHALSTDEVADRESELLWDLGARLEGRMAATGMQTFLSHDGRGRPGDDERARVANLMDADLMISLRCGHYRNTRANGVASFYFGNNNSYSTIGRNLAGFIQREIAARTPLTDCRTHERTWDLLRLTKMPVALIDIGYITNPDDAAVLGDSNWRNVIADAIVVAVKRLYLLDQDDRPTGTYTFADLLAAENGAR; the protein is encoded by the coding sequence ATGCCAGTGTTCCGACTTGGTGATCACGGCTCGGCGGTAGCCGAGATCCGCGCCATCTTGGTCGGACGCGGACTGTTGCCCGCCGACGGAACCTCGAGCGCCACAAACGGCAGTACGACGAACGGGTGGAATCCGCCCGACGCCGTCTTCGACGAAGCCTGTGACCGGGCAGTCCGTGCATTCCAGCAGGAACGCGGCCTGATCGTCGACGGCATCGTCGGGCCGGCGACCTACCGGGTTCTGCGTGAGGCGTCCTACCGTCTCGGGGCCCGTGTGCTGTCGTATCAGCTGTCGGCGCCCATGGTCGGCGACGACGTCGCCACCCTGCAGAGCCGGCTGCAGAATCTCGGCTACTTCACCTCTCTCGTCGACGGCGTCTTCGGGCTGACGACGCACAACGCCGTGTGCCTGTACCAGAGCGAGTACGGTCTCGCCTCCGACGGGATCTGCGGCCCGGCCACGCTGCGCTCGCTCGAGCGTCTCGGTACGCGAGTGACCGGCGGTTCTCCCTACGCCATCCGCGAGGAAGAACATGTCCGACGATCCGGACCCCAGTTGTCCGGCAAGCGGATTCTCATCGACCCCGGATCCGGCGGACTTCACGCGCTGTCGACCGATGAGGTCGCCGACCGCGAGTCCGAACTGCTCTGGGACCTGGGTGCTCGCCTCGAAGGTCGCATGGCCGCCACGGGGATGCAGACGTTCCTCTCCCACGACGGGCGTGGACGTCCCGGAGACGACGAGCGTGCTCGTGTCGCCAACCTGATGGACGCCGACCTGATGATCTCGTTGCGGTGTGGGCACTACCGGAACACGCGCGCCAATGGCGTCGCGTCGTTCTACTTCGGCAACAACAACTCGTATTCGACGATCGGCCGTAACCTCGCCGGCTTCATCCAGCGCGAGATCGCGGCGCGGACGCCGTTGACGGACTGCCGAACCCACGAGCGCACCTGGGACCTTCTACGCCTCACGAAGATGCCCGTCGCCCTCATCGACATCGGATACATCACCAACCCCGACGACGCTGCGGTGCTTGGGGATTCAAACTGGCGCAACGTGATCGCAGACGCCATCGTCGTCGCCGTGAAACGGCTGTACCTGCTCGACCAGGACGATCGTCCTACGGGCACCTACACTTTCGCAGATCTGCTGGCAGCGGAGAACGGCGCTCGCTGA
- a CDS encoding ParB/RepB/Spo0J family partition protein, protein MSQRDTAQRRGGLGRGLAALIPTGPAEDQSDAPRLGNAAADVVIGRGPTAPTGDAKDSSTTPPTAAGTQPLSPEEAGAVYRELPPKEIQPNPSQPRTVFDDEAMAELVHSIREFGLMQPIVVRRLKKPTADGIGYQIVMGERRWRASQEAGLEAIPAIVRETPDGDMLRDALLENIHRAQLNPLEEAAAYQQLLEEFGVTHEELATRLGRSRPLISNMIRLLKLPIPVQRRVAAGVLSAGHARALLSLETGSDAQEALAARIVAEGLSVRATEEAVMLANRGDGPDAKSPTAPKRRPMQMPGLQDLAERLSDSLDTRVTVSLGKRKGKIVVEFGSVDDLERIVQFIDPKK, encoded by the coding sequence ATGAGCCAACGGGACACCGCTCAGCGTCGGGGCGGACTCGGTCGTGGACTGGCCGCACTGATTCCGACCGGACCGGCCGAAGACCAGTCGGACGCCCCTCGCCTCGGCAACGCTGCGGCCGATGTGGTGATCGGCAGGGGTCCGACGGCTCCGACCGGCGACGCGAAGGACTCGTCGACCACCCCCCCGACAGCTGCGGGAACGCAACCCCTCAGCCCTGAAGAGGCGGGCGCGGTGTACCGCGAACTCCCCCCGAAGGAGATTCAGCCGAACCCGAGCCAGCCCAGAACGGTCTTCGACGACGAAGCCATGGCCGAGCTGGTGCACTCGATTCGGGAGTTCGGGCTCATGCAGCCCATCGTCGTGCGACGCCTCAAGAAGCCCACCGCCGACGGAATCGGCTATCAGATCGTCATGGGTGAGCGCCGTTGGCGGGCAAGCCAGGAGGCCGGGCTCGAGGCGATTCCCGCGATCGTCCGCGAGACACCTGACGGCGACATGCTGCGGGACGCATTGCTCGAGAACATTCATCGAGCACAGCTCAACCCCCTCGAAGAAGCGGCGGCCTATCAACAGCTGCTCGAGGAGTTCGGTGTCACGCACGAGGAGCTGGCTACACGCCTTGGTCGCTCCCGGCCACTCATCAGCAACATGATCCGGTTGCTCAAACTGCCGATCCCGGTCCAACGACGTGTCGCCGCGGGGGTGTTGTCGGCCGGCCACGCCCGTGCACTCCTCTCCCTCGAGACCGGGAGCGACGCGCAGGAGGCACTCGCCGCGCGAATCGTCGCCGAAGGTCTGTCGGTACGGGCGACGGAGGAGGCGGTGATGCTAGCCAATCGTGGAGATGGGCCCGACGCCAAGTCACCGACTGCACCGAAACGCCGTCCGATGCAGATGCCGGGACTGCAGGATCTCGCGGAGAGACTGTCCGACAGTCTGGACACCAGGGTTACAGTCAGTCTAGGGAAGAGAAAAGGCAAGATCGTGGTGGAGTTCGGCTCGGTCGACGACCTGGAACGCATCGTCCAGTTCATCGATCCGAAGAAGTGA
- a CDS encoding ParA family protein, translating to MVDQDPNVSRETSAGGRPGTDGQPFADAPIAMAAERASQVLTPGGAGQLPKPPHTRIMTVANQKGGVGKTTTTVNLAAGLALRGLRVLVIDLDPQGNASTALGIDHRAQDIASVYELLLGEVTLKEAIQESPSQQGLFCVPATLDLAGAEIELVSLVARENRLRNALADDILAEFQIDYVFIDCPPSLGLLTVNAMVAAREVLIPIQCEYYALEGVGQLLRNIELVQAHLNRELHVSTIVLTMYDGRTKLADQVAEEVRRHFGDKVLSTIIPRSVKVSEAPGYGMTIIEYDPGSRGAMSYLDAARELALRASREASA from the coding sequence GTGGTCGATCAAGACCCGAATGTTTCACGTGAAACCTCGGCAGGGGGCCGCCCCGGTACGGACGGACAGCCGTTCGCCGACGCCCCTATCGCCATGGCTGCGGAACGCGCGAGCCAGGTCCTGACTCCGGGGGGCGCCGGGCAGCTCCCGAAACCTCCCCATACCCGAATCATGACCGTTGCCAACCAGAAGGGCGGGGTCGGAAAGACCACCACCACGGTGAACCTGGCAGCGGGTCTCGCACTTCGCGGACTCCGGGTTCTCGTCATCGACCTCGACCCGCAGGGCAACGCCAGTACCGCACTCGGCATCGATCATCGCGCGCAGGACATCGCTTCGGTGTATGAACTGCTGCTCGGTGAGGTGACGCTGAAGGAAGCGATTCAGGAGTCGCCGAGTCAGCAAGGTCTGTTCTGTGTACCGGCGACGTTGGATCTGGCCGGAGCCGAGATCGAGCTGGTCTCGCTCGTCGCCCGCGAGAACCGTCTACGTAATGCGCTCGCCGATGACATTCTCGCTGAGTTTCAGATCGACTACGTATTCATCGACTGTCCCCCATCGCTCGGGTTGTTGACCGTGAACGCGATGGTGGCCGCTCGTGAGGTCCTCATCCCGATCCAGTGCGAGTACTACGCACTTGAAGGGGTGGGACAGTTGCTGCGCAACATCGAGCTCGTGCAGGCACATCTCAACCGCGAACTCCACGTCTCCACGATCGTGCTGACGATGTACGACGGCAGGACGAAGCTGGCCGATCAGGTCGCCGAGGAAGTGCGTCGCCACTTCGGCGACAAGGTCCTGAGCACGATCATCCCCCGTAGCGTCAAGGTTTCGGAAGCACCGGGATACGGGATGACGATCATCGAATACGACCCAGGCTCCCGTGGTGCGATGAGTTACCTCGATGCGGCGCGCGAGCTGGCACTGCGCGCGTCCCGGGAAGCGTCGGCGTGA
- the rsmG gene encoding 16S rRNA (guanine(527)-N(7))-methyltransferase RsmG, which yields MPSDAQPEHEHDLDALAVPPAAAADIFGERLNLAVDYWRILATDGIDHGLMGPREVPRLWDRHILNCGVLGEHISDGARVIDIGSGAGLPGIPLAIARPDLSVTLIEPLLRRSTFLERTIAALSLDNVTVVRGRAEEKSVRAAVGLADVVTSRAVAPLERLSKWSGPLVRPGGQMIAIKGSSAAEEIERDRAIVGRSGITDLTVRACGDRFLETPTTVIVGTKNERSRSGRSGRR from the coding sequence GTGCCGTCTGACGCACAACCCGAGCACGAGCACGATCTGGATGCGTTGGCGGTTCCGCCGGCTGCGGCCGCTGACATCTTCGGCGAGCGGTTGAACCTGGCGGTCGACTACTGGCGAATCCTCGCAACCGATGGAATCGATCACGGCCTGATGGGTCCGCGGGAGGTACCTCGCTTGTGGGACCGGCACATCCTCAACTGTGGAGTGCTCGGTGAGCACATCTCGGACGGCGCGCGGGTGATCGACATAGGCAGCGGTGCGGGACTGCCTGGAATCCCCCTCGCCATCGCGCGCCCGGATCTGTCGGTCACGTTGATCGAACCGCTGCTCCGACGCAGCACGTTCCTGGAGCGCACGATCGCGGCGCTCTCGCTCGACAACGTGACGGTGGTTCGGGGGCGCGCTGAAGAGAAATCTGTTCGTGCCGCAGTCGGCCTGGCGGACGTGGTCACGTCTCGGGCGGTCGCTCCCCTGGAGCGACTGTCGAAGTGGTCCGGTCCCCTGGTTCGCCCGGGCGGTCAGATGATCGCGATCAAAGGTTCGTCAGCGGCCGAGGAGATCGAGCGTGACCGCGCGATCGTGGGCCGCTCTGGAATCACTGACCTGACGGTGCGCGCGTGCGGTGATCGGTTCCTCGAGACGCCGACGACCGTGATCGTCGGGACGAAGAACGAACGGTCGCGGAGCGGCCGCTCCGGACGACGCTGA